A stretch of the Agelaius phoeniceus isolate bAgePho1 chromosome 1, bAgePho1.hap1, whole genome shotgun sequence genome encodes the following:
- the GEM gene encoding GTP-binding protein GEM, which produces MTLNNVTMRRTHNSSMHQQQQRWSIPADGKNLLVQKDSNEYHPQKRYTISPDEYYRRSWSSESSDSVISSESGSSCYRVVLIGEHGVGKSSLANIFAGVHDSIDSDCEVLGEDTYERTLMVDGESATVILLDMWDNKREGEWIREHCMQVGDAYLIVYSITDRASFEKASELRIQLRRARQKEDIPIILVGNKSDLVRCREVSVAEGRACAVVFDCKFIETSAAVQHNVKELFEGIVRQVRLRRDSKEKNEKRLALQKRRESIPKKARRFWGKIVAKNNKNMAFKLKSKSCHDLSVL; this is translated from the exons ATGACTCTCAACAATGTTACCATGCGTCGCACCCACAACAGCAGTatgcaccagcagcagcagcgatgGAGCATCCCTGCTGATGGAAAGAATCTGCTGGTCCAGAAAGACTCCAATGAGTACCACCCACAGAAACGATACACTATCAGTCCTGATGAATATTACAGAAGGAGCTGGTCCTCAGAGTCATCCGACTCCGTCATCTCCTCCGagtctggcagcagctgctacCGCGTGGTGCTGATCGGGGAGCACGGCGTGGGCAAGTCCTCGCTGGCCAACATCTTTGCAGGGGTGCACGACAGCATTGACAGTGACTGTGAGGTGCTGGGAG AAGACACGTATGAAAGAACCCTGATGGTGGATGGGGAAAGTGCGACTGTTATTCTGCTTGACATGTGGGATAATAAG CGAGAGGGAGAATGGATTCGAGAGCACTGCATGCAAGTGGGAGACGCCTACTTGATCGTCTACTCCATCACAGACCGGGCAAGCTTTGAGAAGGCCTCTGAGCTCAGGATACAGCTCCGCAGGGCACGCCAGAAAGAAGATATCCCCATTATTTTGGTTGGCAACAAAAGTGACCTTGTCAGGTGCCGTGAAGTTTCAGTGGCAG AGGGGAGAGCCTGTGCCGTGGTGTTTGACTGCAAGTTCATCGAGACctcagcagctgtgcagcacaaCGTGAAGGAGCTCTTCGAGGGCATCGTGCGGCAAGTCCGGCTCCGCAGGGACAGCAAGGAAAAGAACGAGAAGCGCCTGGCGCTACAGAAACGGAGAGAGAGCATCCCCAAGAAAGCCAGGCGGTTTTGGGGCAAAATAGTTGCCAAGAACAACAAGAACATGGCCTTCAAACTCAAGTCCAAGTCTTGCCATGACCTCTCAGTACTTTAA